The following proteins come from a genomic window of Brevibacillus antibioticus:
- a CDS encoding kinase, translated as MSMIKTSSISRFPNTNDVGIGVSVGTFGELLQGILEENNRDFLVTLPIKNASYATFYSIPTLQEIVIVPHSKQKSKRLVEKIIQHYGLPAGGILEINSELPVGKGLASSSADLVAASRAVGDCFDINIEPSLLEWFLSSIEPTDGVMYEGSVSYYHKEVRLREYIGELPPLCIVSIDEGGTIDTVEFNKRTKPYTQEEKMEYSVLLQKITKAIRERDVHTIGAVSSRSAILNQKILPKKLLPEVMKINEKMGGLGTVVAHSGTSLGILLLKEEPDFYQKLELGYRWLSELNKEVHVYHT; from the coding sequence ATGAGCATGATAAAGACTAGTTCCATTAGTCGTTTTCCTAATACGAATGACGTAGGTATCGGTGTATCTGTCGGTACTTTTGGGGAACTTCTGCAGGGGATATTAGAGGAAAATAATCGGGACTTTCTGGTGACTTTGCCTATCAAAAATGCATCCTACGCTACTTTTTATTCAATCCCAACCTTACAGGAGATCGTCATCGTGCCACACTCCAAGCAAAAATCAAAAAGGTTGGTCGAAAAAATCATTCAGCACTACGGATTGCCCGCAGGTGGAATTTTAGAGATCAACTCTGAGCTCCCGGTTGGAAAAGGCTTGGCAAGCTCATCAGCAGATTTGGTGGCTGCCTCCAGAGCGGTTGGAGATTGTTTTGATATAAACATTGAGCCTTCCTTACTAGAGTGGTTTTTGTCGAGCATTGAGCCGACGGATGGCGTTATGTATGAGGGTTCCGTTTCTTACTACCATAAAGAGGTCAGATTGCGAGAATACATCGGGGAACTGCCGCCATTATGCATTGTAAGTATTGATGAGGGAGGAACCATCGACACCGTTGAGTTCAATAAACGAACAAAGCCTTATACCCAAGAAGAAAAAATGGAGTACAGTGTGTTGTTACAAAAAATCACGAAAGCCATCAGAGAAAGGGATGTCCACACGATAGGTGCCGTGTCGTCTCGAAGTGCGATCTTAAATCAAAAAATTCTGCCCAAGAAATTATTGCCGGAAGTCATGAAGATCAACGAGAAAATGGGTGGGTTAGGTACTGTTGTGGCACACAGTGGGACCAGCCTCGGTATTTTATTGTTGAAAGAAGAACCTGACTTCTATCAAAAGCTCGAATTGGGATATAGATGGTTAAGTGAATTGAATAAAGAAGTGCATGTGTACCACACGTAG
- a CDS encoding MFS transporter, whose translation MEQPVSVNEKVSFRALLGLKSYRYLIFSQFVSNMGDGVYRLALIWLMKVLTESPLLMSVLLAAETIPLILFGLFAGVFVDRGNKKRIMVVSHVLRAALILCIVLLFLFNRLHPAALIIIAVLLTTVSAFFRPALTVAIRTLVPEHHMTQAQSLSQMIQTIVSLAAPALAAGLIAFGMEYAFILNVVTYLLGALIILWINEKELVMSTVSEFTAKMIMTDLKDGIHAITKHDFLRNCMIYFTILNFLTAPETILLPLIVSNVTELAMLEISFFIGIMLGSLLINYLNRYDAIVYICCGISLFSIGIGMFAFSIPLVWQVICVFVNGIGSAFVNIKMGTLITLMVPKEVLGRASSLISVMVMCAMPVSVFLVGLTTGLVSIFTIFGIIGGAGLLIVVLMLMNPHLRMKKEHHYDYAEQKSGGISL comes from the coding sequence ATGGAACAGCCAGTAAGCGTTAATGAAAAGGTATCTTTTCGGGCGTTGCTTGGCTTGAAAAGTTATCGCTATTTAATCTTTTCGCAATTTGTCTCGAATATGGGAGATGGAGTGTATCGATTAGCGCTTATTTGGCTAATGAAGGTTTTGACGGAAAGTCCTTTGTTAATGTCAGTTTTATTGGCAGCGGAGACCATTCCATTGATCCTATTCGGATTGTTCGCGGGCGTTTTTGTTGACCGAGGAAATAAAAAGAGGATCATGGTCGTTTCGCATGTATTGAGAGCTGCGCTCATTTTATGCATCGTCCTGTTGTTCCTGTTTAATAGGCTACATCCTGCTGCTCTGATCATCATTGCCGTTTTGCTGACCACAGTCAGTGCCTTTTTTAGGCCAGCGCTCACGGTAGCGATACGGACACTGGTTCCCGAACACCATATGACGCAGGCCCAAAGCTTATCGCAGATGATTCAAACGATTGTCAGTTTGGCGGCTCCGGCATTGGCAGCGGGGTTGATCGCGTTTGGAATGGAATATGCTTTTATTTTGAATGTCGTCACCTATTTGTTAGGTGCTCTGATTATTTTATGGATTAACGAGAAAGAGCTTGTCATGTCTACTGTCAGTGAGTTTACAGCCAAGATGATCATGACGGATTTGAAGGATGGAATCCATGCGATTACGAAGCATGACTTTCTGCGAAACTGCATGATTTATTTTACCATCCTCAATTTTTTGACGGCTCCAGAAACGATCCTGCTGCCACTGATCGTTTCCAATGTTACCGAATTGGCCATGCTCGAGATCAGCTTTTTTATCGGGATTATGCTTGGGTCTCTCCTTATAAATTATTTGAATCGATATGATGCGATTGTTTACATTTGCTGCGGCATTAGTCTGTTCAGTATCGGAATCGGAATGTTTGCGTTTAGCATTCCACTTGTTTGGCAGGTCATCTGTGTATTCGTGAACGGGATAGGCTCGGCATTCGTCAATATCAAAATGGGTACGTTGATCACTTTGATGGTGCCGAAAGAAGTGTTGGGAAGAGCATCGAGCTTGATCAGTGTAATGGTTATGTGCGCCATGCCAGTCTCCGTCTTTCTGGTAGGTCTGACTACTGGCCTTGTTTCCATCTTTACGATATTTGGAATTATTGGCGGAGCGGGACTTCTCATTGTGGTTCTCATGCTGATGAATCCACACTTGAGGATGAAAAAAGAACATCACTATGATTATGCGGAACAAAAATCAGGAGGTATCTCTCTTTAG
- a CDS encoding argininosuccinate lyase → MSVKLTGRIASTPSSLLHDEVLKPQFNYEVDHLLPGYIQIEFAMLLEYVRMGLITRQDALPIAKALQGATPETIAPDPGRNMSDISFALERYIEGLLPRPVPCWHMDRSRNDVQACAQLMFGRAQWLETIGELGQLIQSMHTLAVQYRSVPMPGYTHYQSAQIITPGFYLSSINSEFLQAMNRWIQIYDDVNQCPLGAGAMAGVELPWNRQRLSKLLGFRQPRMSALSAVASREWVLRMAGELSTFSVLISRFTTDLIQWGSSEMNFLHLPDELSGISSAMPQKRNFPILERIRGKSAHLTGFYMDMVLGQRNTAFTNLVETSKEAGTHLLALFQQTKTLLRLLKAVIDHLQFNEDRLLYICKRDFFGGFTLANLLTLEHEIPYRTAQVIAGRYIVRALEHGVSPKPGDPRLLDEACVEAGFQVPDTAVLLAASFNVQGGLYAKKSTGSTNPEEVQQMLTAQRERAEKLQREWQDRQGQLQAIEERRERVMKRLLSGKQRKDVSVDAV, encoded by the coding sequence ATGAGTGTAAAATTAACGGGCAGAATTGCTTCGACACCAAGCAGCCTCTTGCATGATGAAGTATTGAAACCACAGTTCAACTATGAAGTCGATCACTTGCTGCCTGGGTATATTCAGATTGAATTCGCCATGCTTTTGGAATATGTCAGGATGGGCTTGATTACACGACAAGACGCTTTGCCTATCGCAAAGGCACTTCAGGGCGCTACACCAGAAACAATAGCTCCTGACCCTGGACGGAACATGTCTGATATCTCTTTTGCCCTCGAGCGTTATATCGAAGGCTTGCTCCCGAGACCGGTACCGTGTTGGCATATGGATCGCAGCCGCAATGACGTTCAAGCGTGCGCCCAGCTGATGTTTGGGCGTGCGCAATGGCTGGAGACGATAGGGGAATTGGGACAGCTTATTCAATCGATGCATACACTGGCTGTTCAATATCGTTCGGTTCCCATGCCGGGATATACTCACTACCAATCCGCACAAATCATTACCCCTGGATTCTATCTTTCCTCTATTAACAGTGAATTTTTGCAAGCCATGAATCGATGGATACAAATTTATGACGACGTGAATCAGTGCCCGCTTGGGGCAGGGGCCATGGCAGGGGTAGAACTACCGTGGAACCGTCAACGGTTGTCCAAGCTGCTTGGGTTCCGACAGCCTCGAATGAGTGCGTTGTCGGCCGTCGCGTCCCGGGAATGGGTTTTGAGGATGGCAGGTGAGCTATCGACCTTCTCAGTATTGATCTCCCGATTTACAACGGATTTGATTCAATGGGGCAGCAGCGAAATGAACTTTCTCCATTTGCCGGATGAGCTATCAGGTATATCTTCTGCCATGCCACAGAAAAGAAACTTCCCGATCCTGGAGCGTATCCGGGGGAAGAGTGCGCATCTAACGGGATTTTATATGGATATGGTGCTAGGTCAGCGCAATACAGCTTTTACGAATTTGGTAGAGACGTCCAAAGAGGCAGGCACTCATCTTCTGGCGTTGTTTCAACAAACAAAAACGCTCTTGCGCCTGTTAAAGGCGGTGATCGATCATTTGCAATTCAATGAGGATCGATTGCTCTATATATGTAAACGGGACTTTTTTGGAGGCTTTACTCTTGCGAATTTGCTGACGTTGGAGCATGAGATTCCGTATCGCACAGCACAGGTAATCGCAGGCAGATACATTGTTCGCGCGCTGGAACACGGTGTATCGCCAAAGCCGGGAGATCCACGGTTACTCGATGAAGCTTGCGTGGAGGCAGGCTTTCAAGTACCAGATACGGCTGTACTTCTCGCTGCTTCCTTCAATGTGCAGGGCGGCTTGTACGCGAAGAAATCAACGGGTTCCACGAATCCGGAGGAAGTACAGCAGATGCTGACAGCACAGAGGGAGCGTGCAGAGAAGCTACAACGGGAATGGCAGGATCGACAAGGGCAATTGCAGGCGATCGAAGAAAGGCGGGAGAGGGTAATGAAGAGACTTCTTTCTGGCAAGCAAAGGAAGGATGTGAGCGTAGATGCGGTATGA
- a CDS encoding PLP-dependent cysteine synthase family protein, whose amino-acid sequence MRYEQLADTIGDTPLVKLRLDERAVGSVFAKLELMNPFGMKDRVAKQSILAAIESGELQAGMPIIESSSGTLACGLALVGRQLGHDVHIVTDPRIDPITYAKLTSLGCQVHVVSKMGKQGWQSARLERLQELMSEYPGAFWPRQYDNPENPRAYAALASELMRDLDRIDVLVGAVGSGGSLSGTARELKHHYKELRVVAVDAAGSVIFGQPDQPTRLQGGLGNSLIAKNVDFSMMDEVHWLNDAEAFAATLQLARNEHIFAGNSSGSVYAVANWLASQVGSECNIVAILPDRGDRYVDTIYSHSYRESKGLMQMNLPDTPQCVEPKTVVTSWSYSKVMGMYPNEQTLSVR is encoded by the coding sequence ATGCGGTATGAACAGTTGGCAGATACGATCGGGGATACCCCTCTGGTCAAGCTGAGGCTTGATGAAAGGGCAGTAGGCTCCGTATTTGCAAAGCTCGAATTAATGAATCCGTTCGGTATGAAGGATCGTGTGGCCAAGCAGTCAATTTTGGCGGCGATAGAATCGGGAGAACTTCAGGCGGGCATGCCGATTATCGAGAGCTCGTCAGGAACGTTGGCTTGCGGCTTGGCCTTGGTTGGGCGTCAGTTGGGGCATGACGTACACATTGTGACTGATCCGAGAATTGACCCGATTACCTATGCCAAGTTGACCTCACTTGGCTGCCAAGTTCACGTAGTTTCAAAGATGGGCAAACAAGGATGGCAAAGCGCTAGACTGGAGCGACTCCAAGAATTAATGAGCGAGTATCCAGGAGCGTTCTGGCCTCGACAATACGATAATCCGGAAAATCCGCGTGCCTATGCTGCGTTGGCATCCGAGTTGATGCGAGACCTCGATCGAATTGACGTGCTTGTTGGCGCAGTCGGCAGCGGAGGCTCCTTGTCCGGGACCGCCAGAGAATTGAAGCATCATTATAAGGAGCTGCGCGTCGTGGCGGTCGATGCAGCAGGGAGTGTGATATTCGGACAGCCCGATCAGCCGACGCGTCTACAAGGTGGATTGGGAAACAGCTTGATCGCTAAGAATGTAGATTTTTCCATGATGGATGAAGTGCATTGGTTAAACGATGCAGAGGCATTTGCCGCTACGCTGCAGTTGGCCCGTAATGAGCATATTTTTGCTGGCAACAGCTCGGGTTCCGTTTATGCGGTAGCCAACTGGTTAGCGAGCCAAGTCGGGAGTGAGTGCAATATCGTGGCCATCTTGCCGGATCGAGGGGATCGTTATGTCGATACGATCTATAGCCACTCCTACCGTGAGAGCAAAGGTTTGATGCAAATGAACCTGCCAGACACGCCGCAATGTGTAGAACCTAAGACAGTCGTGACTAGCTGGTCCTATTCTAAAGTGATGGGGATGTATCCGAATGAACAAACACTTTCTGTTCGTTGA
- a CDS encoding ATP-grasp domain-containing protein, which translates to MNKHFLFVEANTTGTGMLAIKKARELGFTPVFFTEKPERYHGLNEVECHVVVTDTNSQAELTDSVAQAIKEGREIAGIMSTSDYYLESVAKLARKFGWTGNSLEAIEACRNKAIFRAKLQGHQVSQPEFVAIGSMEALLEARSSISLPCVVKPADDSGSNNVRLCFSWDEVEHIAKEILAIEYNVRGQETARTVLLEQYVEGPEFSVETFSWQGQCFVIGITQKRLTGYPFFVEAGHIFPAPLSAEDKQEIERTVERALAAVNYQFGAAHTEVKWTSAGCVVIEVNARLAGGMIPELVRRSTGIDLLLQQIRCAAGLAPELSQTVEVQQYAGIHFLVSESQGTFSGIHGMDTVHNLPGIAEVAIHAKIGQNIQPPQNFSHRLGYVIVEGKHYSETAELIQQVKDCLRVQVGQQLESGV; encoded by the coding sequence ATGAACAAACACTTTCTGTTCGTTGAAGCGAATACGACGGGGACAGGTATGCTCGCTATTAAAAAGGCACGTGAGTTGGGGTTTACGCCCGTATTTTTCACAGAGAAGCCTGAACGTTATCACGGTTTAAATGAGGTGGAATGTCACGTAGTCGTGACAGATACGAATTCCCAAGCAGAGCTGACTGACAGTGTAGCACAAGCGATTAAGGAAGGCAGAGAGATAGCCGGAATCATGTCGACAAGTGACTATTACCTCGAATCGGTTGCCAAGCTGGCTCGGAAATTTGGTTGGACAGGCAATTCCCTGGAGGCGATTGAGGCCTGCCGCAATAAAGCGATATTTCGGGCGAAGCTTCAGGGGCATCAAGTGTCTCAGCCGGAATTTGTGGCAATAGGCTCTATGGAGGCATTGCTGGAAGCGCGCTCTTCCATTTCTCTGCCCTGCGTGGTGAAGCCCGCTGACGATAGCGGGTCGAATAACGTGCGACTGTGCTTTAGCTGGGATGAAGTGGAGCATATAGCGAAGGAAATCCTTGCGATCGAGTACAATGTGCGCGGCCAGGAAACAGCCCGGACAGTTCTTCTCGAGCAGTATGTCGAGGGCCCTGAATTTAGCGTGGAGACGTTCTCGTGGCAAGGACAATGCTTTGTCATCGGCATTACCCAGAAACGGTTGACGGGATATCCATTTTTCGTGGAAGCCGGGCATATTTTCCCTGCACCGCTGTCGGCAGAAGATAAACAGGAGATCGAGCGAACAGTGGAAAGGGCGCTTGCGGCGGTGAACTACCAGTTCGGTGCTGCCCATACAGAAGTGAAGTGGACATCAGCAGGTTGTGTTGTCATCGAAGTCAACGCAAGGCTTGCCGGTGGAATGATTCCAGAGCTGGTTCGCCGCTCCACGGGGATTGATCTGCTTTTGCAACAGATTCGGTGTGCGGCTGGACTTGCGCCTGAATTGTCTCAGACAGTTGAAGTGCAGCAATATGCAGGTATTCATTTTCTCGTGTCTGAGAGTCAGGGAACCTTTAGCGGGATACATGGAATGGATACCGTTCACAACCTGCCGGGAATTGCTGAAGTAGCGATTCATGCAAAAATCGGTCAAAACATCCAGCCTCCGCAAAATTTCTCGCATCGTCTCGGCTATGTCATCGTGGAAGGCAAGCATTACAGCGAGACCGCTGAGCTGATCCAGCAGGTGAAAGACTGCCTGAGGGTACAAGTAGGTCAGCAATTGGAGAGTGGGGTATGA
- the ltaE gene encoding low-specificity L-threonine aldolase — MKPLIELRSDTFTLPTSQMMDAIQEAVLGDDVYGEDPTVRQLEQEAAQKLGKEAAILMPSGTMANLASLMAHCPRGSKVIVGNETDIYIYEAGGAAVCGGIMYEPIPTQPDGRLDIADMERVFPLEPEDPQFALPSLICLENPHNRMGGRVLPLSYLEEVRAFANEKAVPVHMDGARLFNAAVALDVNAAEIARYADSVQICLSKGLSAPIGSLVVGTEDFIQKVYRLRKMLGGGMRQAGLIAAPGLVALQQMTERLAVDHANALRLARGLAEIPGIVIQVEDVETNIVFFRIEHPVHTWQTFVEAAQAHGLHVAELGHGRIRAVTHSGIETADIDKALSIVRELLQFQTV; from the coding sequence ATGAAACCGTTGATAGAATTGAGAAGCGATACATTCACTTTGCCGACAAGTCAGATGATGGATGCAATCCAAGAGGCGGTACTCGGTGACGATGTGTATGGGGAAGATCCTACGGTTCGCCAATTGGAGCAAGAAGCGGCCCAAAAGCTGGGCAAGGAGGCAGCCATTCTCATGCCGAGTGGAACGATGGCCAATTTGGCATCCTTAATGGCGCATTGTCCTCGCGGTTCCAAAGTAATCGTAGGCAATGAGACGGATATTTACATCTATGAAGCGGGTGGTGCGGCTGTGTGCGGTGGCATTATGTACGAGCCGATTCCGACGCAGCCAGATGGAAGGTTGGACATCGCTGATATGGAGCGGGTATTTCCGTTGGAGCCGGAAGATCCACAATTCGCACTGCCTTCCCTGATCTGCCTGGAAAACCCGCATAACCGGATGGGGGGGCGCGTCCTGCCGCTGTCTTATTTGGAAGAGGTTCGCGCATTTGCAAACGAAAAGGCTGTGCCCGTCCATATGGACGGTGCACGCTTGTTCAATGCGGCAGTTGCTCTTGACGTGAATGCGGCTGAGATTGCCCGTTATGCAGATTCCGTGCAAATATGTTTGTCGAAAGGGTTGTCAGCACCGATTGGTTCCCTTGTCGTCGGAACAGAAGACTTTATTCAGAAAGTGTATCGTCTGCGTAAAATGCTGGGTGGCGGTATGCGCCAGGCTGGGCTTATTGCAGCGCCAGGCCTGGTTGCCTTGCAGCAAATGACGGAGCGTTTGGCAGTCGATCACGCAAACGCTCTTCGCTTGGCTCGTGGTCTGGCGGAGATTCCAGGAATCGTGATTCAGGTGGAGGATGTAGAGACCAATATTGTGTTTTTCCGGATTGAACACCCAGTTCATACGTGGCAGACCTTCGTAGAAGCAGCGCAAGCACATGGGCTGCACGTTGCTGAGCTCGGTCACGGCAGAATTCGAGCAGTCACTCATTCCGGTATTGAGACAGCGGATATCGACAAGGCGCTAAGCATCGTACGTGAGCTGTTGCAGTTCCAAACGGTGTAG
- a CDS encoding peptide-binding protein, whose translation MKRGKGWLKPLALLSLTGALLVGCSSGNNASPGTPAPTKKPVEQVAPQATSTDDEKPVDGGTFTHSTTSDIVTLNPIFGNDTASGDVMEYTQAYLYNRNPSFDLAVYPWSLAAELPKISEDGLTYTIKMKNNAKWSDGTPVTADDLIFTINAIKTPETGSPEITKYDKVKEMKKLDDYTVEIKLKQLYAPFAFGLMQKLAPAHVLKDVPFKELQAHSYGKDPAKTPTSGPYKWSEWKQKEFHVLDANPNYWGEKKPHIQKVVYKIYADQNTQVQALMKGDVDFVGSIPVTQLEAVKAKGTINISTEPGPSYEYFAFNFDKKNFPNNYGLFEGQKTRQAIAHAINRQGIIDNILKGTGKIMDAPFLPGTWADPGDAAVHYEYSAEKAKQLLKEDGWVAGADGILSKDGNRFSFEFIFNSGNSRREQAAVVIQQNLKEIGIEAKPKALDFSALVDQYANPGKFQVLLLGWQLSDPDPDGISTFGKKAFPPGNNAGWYDNPKLDELWGKAVSTVKQEERAAIYKEVGKEISTNLPYVFMYQYGTPRGMTSRVKYKDEFKPVSMIPYGETFGFLNWWIDDTKK comes from the coding sequence TTGAAAAGAGGGAAAGGTTGGTTGAAGCCGTTGGCGTTGCTCTCGTTAACCGGCGCACTGTTGGTCGGTTGCTCAAGCGGGAACAATGCTTCGCCAGGAACACCAGCACCAACAAAAAAACCGGTGGAGCAGGTGGCTCCTCAGGCGACCAGTACGGATGATGAGAAGCCAGTAGACGGTGGAACGTTCACGCATTCTACCACGTCTGACATCGTCACGCTCAATCCGATTTTCGGAAATGACACGGCATCCGGCGACGTGATGGAGTACACCCAGGCGTATTTGTACAATCGGAACCCGTCATTTGATTTAGCGGTTTACCCTTGGTCCCTTGCAGCTGAGTTGCCGAAAATTAGCGAAGATGGCCTCACCTATACCATCAAGATGAAGAATAATGCAAAATGGTCGGATGGAACGCCAGTCACGGCAGACGACTTGATTTTTACCATTAATGCCATCAAAACTCCTGAGACTGGCTCACCAGAAATTACGAAATACGACAAAGTGAAAGAGATGAAAAAACTGGATGATTACACCGTAGAAATCAAATTGAAACAATTGTACGCTCCATTTGCTTTTGGATTAATGCAAAAGTTGGCACCAGCCCACGTGTTAAAAGACGTACCGTTTAAAGAATTACAAGCACATTCTTACGGAAAAGATCCAGCCAAGACGCCAACTTCAGGACCGTACAAATGGTCCGAGTGGAAACAAAAGGAATTCCATGTGCTAGATGCTAACCCAAATTACTGGGGTGAAAAGAAGCCGCATATTCAAAAGGTTGTGTACAAAATCTATGCGGATCAAAACACACAAGTACAGGCTCTGATGAAAGGCGACGTTGATTTTGTAGGTTCCATTCCTGTCACGCAGCTCGAAGCGGTGAAGGCGAAAGGAACGATCAACATCTCGACAGAGCCAGGTCCTAGCTATGAATACTTTGCCTTCAACTTCGACAAGAAGAACTTCCCGAACAACTACGGGTTGTTTGAAGGTCAAAAAACGCGTCAGGCTATCGCTCACGCAATCAATCGTCAAGGTATTATCGATAATATCTTGAAGGGAACCGGAAAAATTATGGATGCACCGTTCCTGCCTGGTACATGGGCAGACCCGGGCGATGCAGCAGTCCATTACGAATATAGCGCAGAGAAAGCAAAACAATTGCTGAAAGAAGACGGATGGGTAGCCGGGGCAGATGGAATTCTTTCCAAAGACGGCAATCGTTTCTCCTTTGAATTCATTTTCAACTCGGGGAACAGTCGTCGTGAACAGGCAGCAGTCGTTATTCAGCAAAACCTGAAAGAGATCGGAATTGAAGCGAAGCCAAAAGCATTAGACTTCTCGGCTCTTGTCGATCAGTATGCCAACCCTGGTAAATTCCAGGTTCTGTTACTCGGATGGCAATTGTCTGATCCAGATCCGGATGGCATTTCTACTTTCGGGAAAAAGGCATTCCCGCCTGGTAACAACGCTGGCTGGTACGACAATCCGAAGCTGGATGAGCTCTGGGGAAAAGCTGTATCCACGGTTAAACAAGAGGAGCGCGCAGCGATCTATAAAGAAGTCGGAAAAGAAATCTCGACCAACCTGCCATACGTATTCATGTATCAGTACGGAACGCCACGAGGCATGACTTCTCGCGTCAAATATAAGGATGAGTTTAAACCAGTATCCATGATTCCATATGGGGAGACCTTTGGCTTCCTGAACTGGTGGATCGACGATACCAAAAAATAA
- a CDS encoding ABC transporter permease, with translation MTEYLVRRVLQAVLVLFLITVVSFGLMHAAPGGPLKVMLSPGMSPEAQLIQMKNMGLDQPVYIQYMKWVGNLLQGDLGHTFKNNVPVGDILWPTVWNTFVLMSVAWGLSMLIAIPWGIYNSTKQYGLSDQIASIVAYLGFAMPTFWFGIMLQQYFAMQLNLLPLSDMYTMGNEGQVGDLILHLILPVTVLTLVNIAAYVKYTRASMLEVLEQDYIRTARAKGMKERRVIFRHALRNALIPVVTIIGLDLPTLVAGAALTESVFNWPGMGRLFVDMAVAREYSVLMSITLLISLMVIIGNLLADLIYALVDPRVQLGRKGGKAA, from the coding sequence TTGACTGAATATTTAGTACGCCGCGTACTACAAGCCGTGCTTGTTTTATTTTTGATCACAGTGGTTTCGTTCGGACTCATGCATGCAGCACCCGGAGGACCGCTAAAAGTCATGCTTTCACCGGGAATGTCCCCTGAAGCACAGCTCATTCAGATGAAAAATATGGGGTTGGATCAGCCTGTCTATATTCAATACATGAAATGGGTAGGTAATTTACTGCAAGGAGATTTGGGCCATACCTTTAAAAATAACGTGCCTGTTGGTGATATTTTGTGGCCGACGGTTTGGAATACGTTTGTGCTCATGTCTGTAGCGTGGGGACTTTCCATGCTGATCGCTATCCCGTGGGGGATTTACAACAGTACAAAGCAATACGGTCTGTCTGACCAGATCGCCTCCATCGTGGCCTATCTCGGATTCGCGATGCCGACCTTCTGGTTTGGGATAATGCTACAGCAGTATTTTGCGATGCAGCTGAATCTACTCCCACTATCTGACATGTACACGATGGGGAATGAAGGACAAGTAGGCGACCTTATTTTGCACTTGATTTTACCTGTTACGGTGTTAACACTGGTGAACATCGCAGCCTATGTCAAATATACGCGTGCCAGTATGCTGGAGGTTTTGGAGCAGGACTATATTCGGACAGCACGTGCTAAAGGGATGAAGGAAAGACGCGTTATTTTTCGCCATGCTCTGCGGAACGCACTGATTCCTGTCGTGACGATCATCGGATTGGATTTGCCGACTCTGGTAGCAGGTGCAGCATTGACAGAGAGTGTATTTAACTGGCCAGGCATGGGGCGTCTGTTTGTGGATATGGCTGTAGCGCGTGAGTATTCTGTGTTGATGTCGATCACGTTGCTGATTTCGCTTATGGTGATTATCGGAAATCTGTTGGCAGATTTAATCTACGCACTAGTTGATCCTCGTGTTCAGCTTGGGCGAAAAGGAGGCAAGGCAGCATGA
- a CDS encoding ABC transporter permease, with protein MSQVQLQDDTVVEPNRPSGQLPTNPVGQKPPGLFATAGKKFIRNPYAVGGLIVLLFFIAIAVFADWVAPHDPAKVDFMITNLPHGTEGHVLGTDELGRDILSRLIHSSRVSMLVGFSVAFAAVVIGTLIGAISGYFGGWVDTCFMRLVDVMNSIPSLFFNILVLALFGAEFIYMILILSLTSWTSVARLVRGQFLQLREMQYVEAARAIGVSHWGIITRHLIRNAMAPIIVYATLMVGSAILSESGLSYLGLGIQPPETSWGLMLSKAQEFMLVDPLQALYPGLCILLVVLAVNFVGDGIRDAFDPRKKKKNPKRRLNKWNATSSK; from the coding sequence ATGAGTCAAGTGCAGCTTCAAGACGACACTGTGGTCGAACCAAATAGACCAAGTGGACAATTACCGACGAATCCTGTTGGTCAAAAACCTCCTGGGCTCTTTGCAACAGCGGGTAAAAAATTTATACGAAATCCATATGCTGTTGGTGGGCTGATCGTACTGTTGTTTTTTATTGCGATTGCTGTGTTTGCCGATTGGGTTGCACCGCATGATCCGGCAAAGGTTGATTTTATGATTACCAATCTGCCTCATGGAACAGAAGGGCATGTGCTCGGAACAGACGAGCTCGGTCGTGATATCTTGTCCCGCCTCATTCATAGTAGCCGGGTGTCCATGCTGGTCGGCTTCAGCGTTGCTTTTGCTGCGGTTGTCATTGGGACGCTGATTGGAGCGATTTCTGGTTATTTTGGCGGCTGGGTTGATACCTGCTTCATGCGTCTCGTGGACGTGATGAATTCCATTCCGAGTCTGTTCTTTAACATTCTGGTTCTGGCTCTCTTCGGAGCTGAATTTATCTACATGATCCTGATTTTGTCGCTGACGAGCTGGACAAGTGTGGCACGTTTGGTACGCGGGCAGTTCTTGCAGCTACGGGAAATGCAGTATGTGGAGGCGGCGAGAGCGATCGGCGTCTCGCACTGGGGCATTATAACGCGTCACCTGATACGCAATGCAATGGCTCCGATTATTGTGTACGCGACTCTCATGGTTGGTTCGGCCATTCTATCAGAGTCAGGTCTCTCTTATTTAGGCTTGGGGATTCAACCACCTGAAACAAGCTGGGGATTAATGCTGAGCAAGGCACAGGAATTCATGCTGGTCGATCCTTTGCAAGCACTTTATCCTGGTCTTTGCATTTTGCTCGTAGTGCTAGCGGTTAACTTCGTCGGAGACGGTATTCGTGATGCATTCGACCCACGTAAGAAAAAGAAGAACCCGAAAAGGAGGCTGAACAAGTGGAACGCAACATCCTCGAAATAA